One window of the Nitrospinota bacterium genome contains the following:
- a CDS encoding GNAT family N-acetyltransferase yields MNIVDISPRYHSAYFACLEEWSDEIKEAGDHKSCWFNKYKDRGLRVKLAVEEGKGAVGMIQYLPAEESTIAGQGLYFILCIWVHGYPQGIGNHQKRGIGQALLQAAEADAKALGAKGMAAWGIWLPFWMRASWFKKHGYGKADRQGLSLLLWKAFTAEAKPPRFIRKKKTPSSIPGKVAVTAFINGWCPAQGITHERARRASGEFGDEVIFRTIDTSDNNTFLEWGISDAIFIDEKQVGWGPPLSYEKIRAAIQKRVKKLKG; encoded by the coding sequence GTGAACATCGTCGATATTTCTCCGCGGTATCATTCCGCCTATTTCGCCTGCCTTGAAGAATGGTCGGATGAAATAAAGGAGGCGGGCGATCACAAGTCATGCTGGTTCAATAAATATAAAGACAGGGGGCTTCGCGTTAAGCTTGCCGTCGAGGAAGGCAAAGGGGCCGTGGGAATGATTCAATACCTTCCCGCCGAAGAATCGACCATCGCGGGACAAGGTCTTTACTTCATTTTATGCATATGGGTGCATGGGTATCCCCAAGGAATCGGCAATCATCAAAAACGAGGCATCGGCCAAGCCCTCCTTCAGGCGGCGGAGGCCGACGCCAAGGCGCTCGGAGCGAAAGGGATGGCCGCGTGGGGAATATGGCTTCCTTTCTGGATGAGGGCCTCGTGGTTTAAAAAGCATGGATATGGAAAAGCGGACAGGCAGGGATTGAGCCTGCTTCTGTGGAAAGCGTTTACGGCGGAGGCAAAACCGCCGCGTTTTATCCGGAAAAAGAAAACTCCTTCTTCAATACCCGGCAAAGTGGCCGTTACCGCTTTTATCAATGGGTGGTGTCCGGCCCAAGGCATTACGCATGAAAGGGCAAGAAGGGCAAGCGGGGAGTTCGGCGATGAGGTTATCTTCCGCACCATCGACACAAGCGATAATAATACATTCCTCGAATGGGGGATTTCCGACGCTATTTTTATCGATGAAAAACAGGTCGGGTGGGGACCTCCCCTCTCGTATGAAAAAATAAGGGCCGCCATTCAAAAGCGGGTAAAAAAGCTGAAAGGTTAA
- the nfi gene encoding deoxyribonuclease V encodes MFFHHPWNLTPKEAVALQSDLAKKVVTEGEPAINFVAGVDVHPAEKTGMMRAAICVLSYPALELVEQKTALVKTSFPYVPGLLSFREGPAVLAVFQKLKHRPDIILFDGQGIAHPRRFGLASHIGLLLEIPAIGCAKSRLYGSCGEPGRHKGDLSYLFNEKREIIGACLRTRDNVKPLYVSAGHNVSLDFALKTVLACCVKHRQPEPLRLAHRLAQNA; translated from the coding sequence CTGTTTTTCCATCACCCGTGGAACCTCACGCCGAAAGAAGCGGTTGCCCTGCAATCCGATTTGGCCAAAAAAGTCGTTACCGAAGGGGAACCGGCCATCAATTTTGTTGCCGGGGTCGATGTACACCCGGCGGAAAAGACCGGCATGATGCGGGCCGCCATCTGTGTGCTGAGCTATCCCGCGCTGGAGCTTGTCGAACAAAAAACCGCCTTGGTAAAAACTTCCTTTCCCTATGTGCCGGGACTCCTGAGTTTCCGCGAGGGACCGGCGGTGCTGGCGGTGTTCCAAAAACTGAAACATCGGCCGGACATCATCCTTTTTGACGGACAGGGGATCGCGCATCCGCGCCGCTTCGGCCTCGCCTCGCATATAGGGTTGCTGCTGGAAATCCCCGCCATCGGCTGCGCCAAGAGCCGCCTGTATGGCAGTTGCGGTGAACCGGGCCGGCATAAAGGGGATTTGAGTTATCTGTTTAATGAGAAAAGGGAAATCATCGGCGCGTGCCTGCGGACGCGCGACAACGTCAAACCGCTCTACGTTTCCGCGGGGCACAATGTCAGCCTCGACTTCGCGTTGAAGACCGTGCTCGCCTGCTGCGTAAAACACCGCCAGCCGGAGCCGCTCCGCCTCGCCCACCGGCTGGCGCAAAACGCCTGA